A genomic segment from Methanomassiliicoccus luminyensis B10 encodes:
- a CDS encoding 3'-5' exoribonuclease YhaM family protein — translation MEAGRRRVCDICEKGMDVNEVFSVRKKDPPRKGKNAGHFFSLNVTDATGEIRVNFWGGPDEALVRRTFESIREGEVVRIRGVSGQWEDSMVLQVNHATGGSIRAARPDEYALSELIPCTDKDPQEMMAEVRSYIEGMRDPDIRGLLERMFSDRAFAESFSSSPASVSWHCAWVGGLLEHTLNVLRICDHISQLYSALDRDLLLASAILHDVGKVRCYNVSTTIAESVDGRLKGHIVIGAQMVEDACSSFPDFPGPLRAKLVHMVLASHGSNDKGSPVGPALPEAVALNYADEIDARLERFIIARDSGGPDDVFVMDPKLRTKVFTG, via the coding sequence GTGGAGGCGGGGCGCCGGCGGGTCTGTGACATCTGCGAGAAGGGAATGGACGTGAACGAGGTGTTCTCCGTCCGCAAGAAAGATCCTCCACGCAAGGGCAAGAACGCCGGCCATTTCTTCTCTCTCAACGTCACCGACGCCACCGGCGAGATCAGGGTCAACTTCTGGGGTGGACCGGACGAGGCGCTGGTAAGGCGCACCTTCGAGTCGATCCGAGAGGGGGAAGTGGTCCGCATCAGGGGGGTGAGCGGGCAATGGGAGGACAGCATGGTCCTTCAGGTGAACCACGCCACCGGCGGGTCCATCAGGGCCGCCCGGCCCGATGAGTACGCCCTCTCCGAGCTGATCCCCTGTACCGATAAGGACCCCCAGGAGATGATGGCCGAGGTGCGTTCGTACATCGAGGGAATGCGAGATCCCGACATCCGAGGCCTGTTGGAACGCATGTTCTCGGACCGGGCGTTCGCGGAGAGCTTCAGCAGCTCCCCCGCCTCGGTCTCCTGGCACTGCGCCTGGGTCGGGGGGCTGCTGGAGCACACCCTCAACGTGCTGCGGATCTGCGACCACATCTCCCAGCTGTACTCGGCCCTGGACCGCGACCTCCTGCTGGCGTCGGCCATACTGCACGATGTGGGCAAGGTGCGGTGCTACAACGTATCCACCACCATCGCCGAGTCGGTGGACGGCCGGCTGAAGGGGCATATCGTCATAGGCGCGCAGATGGTGGAGGATGCCTGCTCATCCTTCCCCGACTTCCCCGGCCCACTGAGGGCAAAGCTTGTTCACATGGTGCTGGCCAGCCACGGGAGCAACGATAAGGGCTCGCCGGTCGGTCCGGCCCTCCCCGAGGCGGTGGCGCTGAACTACGCCGACGAGATCGATGCCCGCCTGGAGCGGTTCATAATCGCCCGGGACAGCGGGGGGCCCGACGACGTGTTCGTCATGGACCCCAAGCTGAGGACCAAGGTCTTCACCGGGTGA
- a CDS encoding tetratricopeptide repeat protein produces MQKVLSAASTASIFLPWVQISLFMSTTSMNLLSLILSWDIRSHILMCLGGVLFIAGSLALFIWKKAPLLQVAGLILVPLGFMTLAVDASAGTVSYGEAFQALQMFTGVGVYAGWAAAICGVMFMLLGWPTPRFLQGASIFPPRGLRGGEASVPAVHCRPAPLVPVRAALPPMSFSAAIEMAERHLAGGDLNAALTWYGRALGISRDDEERAISKVRIASVLNSLGKEWEAQMFIDEAKQIDPEDVSGWSVPLPDTSWPMAPRAWEA; encoded by the coding sequence ATGCAAAAGGTGCTATCCGCCGCATCGACCGCCAGCATATTCCTTCCCTGGGTGCAGATCAGCCTGTTCATGTCGACCACGTCCATGAACTTGCTGTCGCTCATCCTCAGCTGGGACATAAGGTCGCACATCCTGATGTGCCTCGGGGGAGTTCTGTTCATCGCAGGCTCCCTCGCCCTGTTCATATGGAAGAAGGCTCCTCTCCTGCAGGTCGCCGGCTTGATCTTGGTCCCCCTGGGCTTCATGACCCTCGCGGTGGATGCCAGCGCCGGGACCGTAAGCTACGGGGAGGCTTTCCAGGCCCTCCAGATGTTCACGGGCGTAGGAGTTTACGCCGGATGGGCCGCGGCCATCTGCGGAGTGATGTTCATGCTGCTGGGCTGGCCTACTCCCCGCTTCCTCCAGGGAGCATCCATATTCCCGCCCCGGGGGCTTCGCGGCGGTGAGGCCTCCGTTCCGGCGGTCCACTGCCGGCCAGCTCCCCTTGTCCCGGTCCGTGCCGCTCTTCCCCCGATGTCGTTCTCCGCCGCCATCGAGATGGCGGAGAGGCACCTGGCCGGTGGGGACCTGAACGCCGCCCTGACCTGGTACGGCCGGGCCCTGGGTATCAGCAGGGACGATGAGGAGAGGGCCATCAGCAAGGTCCGGATCGCCTCGGTGCTGAACTCCCTGGGAAAAGAATGGGAGGCCCAGATGTTCATCGATGAGGCCAAGCAGATCGACCCGGAGGACGTTTCGGGGTGGTCCGTGCCCCTGCCGGACACCTCCTGGCCGATGGCGCCGAGGGCGTGGGAAGCTTAA
- a CDS encoding YdeI/OmpD-associated family protein, with protein sequence MADEKKVLRVNGRADWHRWLEANHSISPGVWLVLAKKRSGGKGIAYGDALEEALSFGWIDGRANRGDEGSYKVMFTPRRRGSQWSGPNKHRVEGLIERGLMAPAGMAKVEAAKLDGSWYLLEGVEQEVVPEDLMKALENAPGAKDAFFGMPSSHRKRYLFWIKEAKRPETRTRRIEGTISMALGERRGRNKG encoded by the coding sequence ATGGCGGACGAAAAGAAGGTCCTCAGGGTGAACGGTCGGGCCGACTGGCACAGATGGCTGGAGGCCAACCACTCCATATCGCCGGGTGTCTGGCTGGTGCTCGCCAAGAAGCGGTCCGGCGGCAAGGGGATAGCCTATGGGGACGCTCTGGAGGAAGCGCTCTCGTTCGGGTGGATAGACGGCCGGGCCAACAGAGGGGACGAGGGGAGCTATAAGGTCATGTTCACTCCCCGGCGGCGAGGGAGCCAGTGGTCCGGGCCCAACAAGCACCGGGTCGAGGGCCTCATCGAGAGGGGGCTGATGGCCCCTGCGGGGATGGCCAAGGTGGAGGCGGCCAAGCTGGACGGCTCCTGGTACCTGCTTGAAGGGGTAGAGCAGGAGGTCGTACCGGAGGACCTCATGAAGGCACTGGAGAATGCCCCGGGAGCGAAGGACGCCTTCTTCGGCATGCCCTCTTCGCACAGGAAGCGGTACCTCTTCTGGATAAAAGAGGCAAAGCGCCCGGAGACCCGGACCAGGCGCATCGAGGGCACGATATCGATGGCCCTGGGGGAGAGGCGGGGGCGGAACAAAGGTTGA
- a CDS encoding DUF72 domain-containing protein has translation MSVLIGCSGWSYEDWVGRFYPVALAKKKEEWLRYYASYFSTVEINSTFYHPPNEFMVNGWIKKGQAFKSFEYSVKMPQQVTHETLSNGEADKAAVLATAFEGHCIKPLADNGLFGSGLIQLSPSFRNGDGSIRQLRTVLEALDTDKYRYAVEFRHRSWLDEVKGKLDPPVAKLLAELNVANVIVDGPDLPMVRDITADHAYLRLHGRSRETWSDDEREEDAHISRSDYLYSEEELSIWKEAIEKLDGLTGSVRVYFNNNGRAKGAKNAFQLMDMMSIPHREKEISVQDQTTLGNFLMLQR, from the coding sequence GTGTCCGTGCTCATTGGTTGCAGTGGTTGGTCCTACGAGGATTGGGTAGGCAGGTTCTACCCTGTAGCTTTGGCTAAGAAGAAAGAGGAATGGCTCCGTTATTACGCATCGTACTTCAGCACGGTGGAGATCAACAGCACCTTCTACCACCCTCCCAACGAGTTCATGGTGAACGGGTGGATCAAGAAAGGGCAGGCCTTCAAGAGCTTCGAGTACTCGGTGAAAATGCCGCAGCAGGTGACGCACGAGACCCTGTCCAACGGGGAGGCGGACAAGGCCGCGGTCCTGGCCACCGCCTTCGAGGGCCACTGCATCAAGCCGCTGGCCGACAACGGCCTTTTCGGCTCCGGGCTCATCCAGCTCTCCCCGTCCTTTCGCAACGGGGACGGGAGCATCAGACAGCTGCGCACCGTCCTGGAGGCGCTGGACACCGACAAGTATCGCTATGCCGTGGAGTTCCGGCACCGCTCGTGGCTGGACGAGGTAAAGGGAAAGCTCGACCCCCCGGTGGCGAAGCTCCTCGCCGAGCTTAACGTGGCCAACGTCATCGTGGACGGACCGGACCTCCCCATGGTCCGGGACATCACCGCCGATCACGCCTACCTGCGCCTGCATGGCCGGAGCAGAGAGACGTGGTCTGACGACGAGCGGGAGGAAGATGCCCACATCAGCCGCTCCGACTACCTGTACTCCGAGGAGGAGCTGTCGATATGGAAGGAAGCCATCGAGAAGCTGGACGGCCTCACCGGCAGCGTGCGAGTGTACTTCAACAACAACGGCCGGGCCAAGGGGGCCAAGAACGCCTTCCAGCTCATGGATATGATGAGCATCCCTCACCGAGAGAAGGAGATATCGGTGCAGGACCAGACCACCCTGGGCAACTTCCTGATGCTCCAGAGATGA
- a CDS encoding cation:proton antiporter, translating to MEAEVELLFNIAMVLVLGGAMSILMKRIKLPTLFGYIVAGMLLGPYIFTQVIVPEETVEVFSSMGIVLLMFYIGLELNLAGLKKIASYAVIVVGIEMVLMVVVGYLLGTTLGLGGAQALFLGVTISCASTAFSLSVAKGDKHFQGRTFQTLMGLHIMEDVGIVIILAISAPMMGMHSAGSLTETLIIIVVFLALTMVLGLAVFPRFVDWVDKHYSGETLFIVALGLAFALSFLSSYLGLSEAIGAFLAGIIISQARCSHSIMEKVEPMKELFMAIFFLSIGLQLDPSLMLSGLPLALVIAVVFIAAKTLSVSIGCIAANFKIRTSFYIAASMAAMGEFTFVTAKIAFDASVIDNALYSSVVGAAVITMVVLPAFFKAAPKIFDTAAAKMPRRLYEKLDHVENVRMEVRRKMDHSADTKNIIKHQVMSVFIDFVIILTVLIVMNVLSSLDQVMNNGIIGDAVVVSLILFVVSVIMIMPAIIHIVKRLGVMSEALANAHAGEERAENLKKSATYRIFKAITSAIIYILLMAVILPLLPRVAVSIPIFELMAGLFILIWMFWDNIEAWYAKLSGTLSKGISETAPEDDDKGQAH from the coding sequence ATGGAAGCAGAGGTCGAGTTGCTCTTCAACATCGCCATGGTACTGGTCCTGGGCGGTGCAATGTCGATTTTGATGAAGCGGATCAAGTTGCCCACTCTGTTCGGCTATATCGTGGCCGGCATGTTGCTGGGGCCCTATATTTTCACCCAAGTGATCGTTCCCGAAGAGACCGTCGAGGTCTTTTCCAGCATGGGCATAGTCCTGCTGATGTTCTACATCGGCCTGGAGCTGAACCTGGCCGGTCTGAAGAAGATCGCCTCCTACGCCGTGATCGTGGTGGGCATCGAAATGGTCCTGATGGTCGTCGTCGGCTATCTCCTCGGCACCACCCTGGGCCTGGGCGGCGCCCAGGCGCTGTTCCTGGGTGTGACCATCTCCTGCGCCAGCACTGCGTTCTCGCTAAGCGTGGCCAAGGGCGACAAGCACTTCCAGGGGAGGACATTCCAGACCCTCATGGGCCTCCACATCATGGAGGACGTGGGCATCGTCATAATCCTTGCCATCTCGGCCCCCATGATGGGAATGCACTCTGCCGGCTCGCTCACCGAGACGCTCATCATCATCGTGGTCTTCCTGGCCCTAACCATGGTACTCGGTCTCGCCGTCTTCCCTCGCTTCGTCGACTGGGTCGACAAGCACTATTCGGGGGAGACGCTGTTCATCGTCGCGCTGGGCCTCGCTTTCGCCCTGTCGTTCCTTTCCTCCTATCTGGGCCTGTCCGAGGCCATAGGGGCCTTCCTGGCAGGCATCATAATCTCCCAGGCCCGCTGCTCCCATTCCATCATGGAGAAGGTGGAGCCGATGAAGGAGCTGTTCATGGCCATCTTCTTCCTGTCCATCGGCCTGCAGCTGGACCCCTCCCTTATGCTGAGCGGGCTCCCCCTGGCGCTCGTCATCGCGGTGGTCTTCATCGCGGCGAAGACGCTCAGTGTTAGCATCGGGTGCATCGCCGCGAACTTCAAGATCCGCACGTCATTCTACATCGCCGCGAGCATGGCCGCCATGGGCGAGTTCACTTTCGTTACTGCTAAGATCGCCTTCGACGCCAGTGTAATCGACAACGCCCTGTACTCATCAGTGGTGGGGGCTGCGGTCATCACCATGGTGGTGCTTCCTGCCTTCTTCAAGGCGGCCCCCAAGATATTCGACACGGCGGCGGCGAAGATGCCCCGGCGCCTGTACGAGAAGCTGGACCACGTCGAGAACGTCCGCATGGAGGTCCGGAGAAAGATGGACCATTCGGCGGATACCAAGAACATCATCAAGCACCAGGTGATGTCCGTGTTCATCGACTTCGTCATCATCCTGACCGTCCTCATAGTGATGAACGTGCTTAGCTCGCTGGACCAGGTGATGAACAACGGCATCATCGGGGACGCCGTGGTGGTGTCCCTTATATTGTTCGTCGTCTCGGTGATCATGATCATGCCTGCGATCATCCACATCGTCAAGCGGCTGGGAGTGATGTCCGAGGCCCTGGCCAACGCGCATGCCGGGGAAGAGAGGGCGGAGAACCTCAAGAAGAGCGCCACTTACCGGATTTTCAAGGCCATCACCTCTGCCATCATCTACATCCTCCTGATGGCCGTAATACTCCCCCTGCTCCCCCGGGTGGCGGTCTCCATCCCCATATTCGAGCTGATGGCCGGCCTGTTCATCCTCATCTGGATGTTCTGGGACAACATAGAGGCCTGGTACGCGAAACTGTCCGGCACGCTGTCAAAGGGCATCTCGGAGACCGCGCCGGAGGACGATGACAAGGGCCAAGCGCACTGA
- a CDS encoding 1,9-bis(guanidino)-5-aza-nonane synthase: MAKKDLLKKTIKHVDATKYDATPIIDSMREMSFSSRDTARAADIMAMMLKNKDCTSILTLAGSSSAAGCMQVYADMIRYNMIDAVVATGASIVDMDFFEALGFKHYRGTPFVDDNMLRDNYVDRIYDTFIDEEQLQVCDATIRKIADGLEPRPYSSREFIREMGKYLTKNSKKKGSLVQLAYEHNVPIFCPAFSDSSAGFGLVMHQHANPEKHVSIDSVKDFYELTKIKMAAKTSGLFMVGGGVPKNFAQDTVVCAECLGKEVPMHQYAIQITVADVRDGACSSSTLKEASSWGKVDTTYEQMVYAEATTVVPLIFSYIYHNVDLQKRRKFEWTKYLDGAAAAPAEVKRKPRRK, encoded by the coding sequence ATGGCAAAGAAGGACCTGTTGAAGAAGACGATCAAGCACGTGGACGCGACCAAGTACGATGCCACTCCCATCATCGACAGCATGCGCGAGATGTCCTTCAGCTCACGCGACACCGCCAGGGCGGCGGACATCATGGCGATGATGCTGAAGAACAAGGACTGTACATCCATCTTGACCCTGGCCGGCAGCAGCAGTGCGGCCGGATGCATGCAGGTCTACGCTGACATGATCCGCTACAACATGATCGATGCGGTCGTAGCTACCGGCGCGTCCATCGTCGACATGGACTTCTTCGAGGCCTTGGGGTTCAAACACTACCGGGGAACGCCGTTCGTCGACGACAACATGCTGCGCGACAACTATGTCGACCGCATCTACGACACCTTCATCGACGAGGAGCAGCTCCAGGTGTGCGACGCCACCATCAGGAAGATCGCTGACGGCCTCGAGCCCAGGCCCTACTCCTCCCGCGAGTTCATCAGGGAGATGGGCAAGTACCTCACCAAGAACTCCAAGAAGAAGGGGTCCCTGGTGCAGCTGGCGTACGAGCACAACGTACCCATATTCTGCCCGGCCTTCTCCGATTCCAGCGCCGGCTTCGGGCTGGTAATGCACCAGCATGCCAATCCCGAGAAGCACGTATCCATCGACTCGGTGAAGGATTTCTACGAGCTTACCAAGATCAAGATGGCCGCTAAGACCTCCGGCCTGTTCATGGTCGGAGGGGGGGTGCCGAAGAACTTCGCGCAGGACACCGTGGTGTGCGCCGAGTGCCTGGGCAAGGAAGTGCCGATGCACCAGTATGCCATCCAGATAACCGTGGCCGACGTCCGCGACGGCGCCTGCTCCAGCTCCACCCTCAAGGAGGCGTCCTCATGGGGAAAGGTCGACACCACCTACGAGCAGATGGTCTACGCCGAGGCCACCACCGTGGTGCCGCTGATCTTCAGCTACATCTATCACAATGTGGACCTGCAGAAGCGCCGCAAGTTCGAGTGGACTAAGTACCTGGACGGCGCGGCCGCCGCCCCGGCCGAGGTCAAGAGGAAGCCTCGGCGCAAGTAA
- the acs gene encoding acetate--CoA ligase alpha subunit, translating to MRELFEARTIAVVGASPKEGKVGNVIVKNLIASGFSGGLYPVNPKATEILGLRCYPDLASIPGEVEMIVVAVPSMVVPTVMEEAGGKGVKVAVVISAGFKEIGKEGAELEREVGRIARRWGIRVLGPNCLGVISTQNRMNATFTNVYPREGSVAITSQSGAINSVVLDWARATSIGFSKFVSVGNKLDIDEADLLTYLRDDERTSVIGMYIEGIDRGKEFMAQAREASMTKPIIALKAGRTGSGAKAASSHTGALSGSDKVYDAAMAQSGVMRVKTVEELFDLLQVFSSMPLPKGDGLAIVTNAGGLGVMAADAASDGGLTLASFAKATTDKLRASLPEEANIYNPVDVIGDADAARFEGAIRTVMDDPNVHMVVAMVAPTDLLDITAVARTIASFAGKVDIPIATALVGGQNMAEGAALLRAAGVPNYDSPDRAVWALGAMDRYREMRGRPAPSPAPAVEGDRDAVRKVLEKAKAEERTGLSEEEGKSILTAYGVPVPAEGHAASADEAVHIAGTIGYPVVLKVSSPDIAHKTDVGGVAVNLRDDEEVRRAYQLMMSRVKDRMPQARVEGALVEKMFQGREVIVGMVRDAQFGPVITFGLGGIFVEIMKDVSQRIAPLTPEGVDEMVRSIKAYPILTGARGRRPADLAALKDVIFRVAKIAEDFPEITELEINPVMVGDEGEGVGAVDALATIRREKR from the coding sequence ATGAGGGAACTGTTCGAGGCCAGGACGATCGCCGTGGTGGGAGCGTCCCCCAAGGAAGGCAAGGTCGGCAATGTCATCGTGAAGAACCTCATCGCTTCTGGATTCTCCGGCGGACTGTACCCGGTGAACCCCAAGGCCACTGAGATACTCGGGCTGAGATGCTACCCCGACCTCGCGTCCATCCCCGGCGAGGTGGAGATGATCGTTGTGGCGGTGCCCAGCATGGTGGTGCCAACGGTCATGGAAGAGGCGGGGGGGAAGGGGGTAAAGGTCGCCGTGGTGATATCCGCCGGCTTCAAGGAGATCGGCAAGGAAGGGGCGGAGCTGGAGAGGGAGGTCGGAAGGATAGCCAGGCGCTGGGGCATCAGGGTCCTGGGGCCCAACTGCCTGGGCGTCATAAGCACCCAGAACCGCATGAACGCCACCTTCACTAACGTCTATCCCCGAGAGGGCAGCGTGGCCATAACGTCGCAGTCCGGCGCCATCAACTCGGTGGTGCTGGACTGGGCAAGGGCGACCAGCATCGGGTTCTCCAAGTTCGTCTCGGTGGGGAACAAGCTGGACATCGATGAGGCCGACCTGTTGACATATCTGAGGGACGATGAGCGTACCAGCGTCATCGGCATGTACATCGAGGGCATCGACCGGGGCAAGGAGTTCATGGCCCAGGCCAGGGAGGCCTCCATGACCAAGCCGATCATCGCCCTCAAGGCCGGCCGGACCGGCTCCGGGGCCAAGGCCGCCTCCTCGCACACCGGCGCTTTGTCCGGCAGCGACAAGGTGTACGACGCGGCCATGGCACAGTCGGGAGTGATGCGCGTAAAGACCGTGGAGGAGCTGTTCGACCTCCTGCAGGTCTTCTCCTCCATGCCCCTCCCCAAGGGCGACGGGCTGGCAATAGTCACCAACGCCGGCGGCCTGGGGGTGATGGCCGCCGACGCCGCCTCGGATGGCGGGCTCACCCTGGCATCGTTCGCCAAGGCCACCACGGACAAGCTGAGAGCGAGCCTTCCGGAAGAGGCCAACATCTACAATCCCGTGGACGTTATCGGCGATGCCGACGCCGCCAGGTTCGAGGGGGCCATCCGCACGGTGATGGACGATCCGAACGTCCACATGGTAGTGGCGATGGTCGCTCCGACGGACCTTCTGGACATCACCGCGGTGGCGAGGACCATCGCCTCCTTCGCAGGCAAGGTGGACATACCCATCGCCACCGCGTTGGTGGGCGGCCAGAACATGGCCGAGGGCGCAGCCCTGCTCCGCGCCGCCGGCGTTCCCAACTATGATTCCCCGGACCGCGCGGTATGGGCGCTGGGGGCGATGGACAGGTATCGCGAGATGCGCGGCCGTCCCGCCCCCTCTCCGGCGCCGGCGGTGGAAGGGGACCGGGACGCGGTGCGCAAGGTGCTCGAAAAGGCCAAAGCGGAGGAGCGGACCGGCCTCAGCGAGGAGGAAGGAAAGTCCATACTGACCGCGTACGGCGTCCCCGTGCCCGCGGAAGGCCATGCCGCCTCCGCCGACGAGGCTGTGCACATCGCCGGCACCATCGGGTACCCCGTGGTGCTGAAAGTATCATCCCCGGACATCGCTCACAAGACCGACGTGGGCGGCGTCGCCGTCAACCTTCGCGACGACGAGGAGGTGCGGCGCGCGTACCAGCTCATGATGTCTCGGGTGAAGGACCGCATGCCCCAGGCCCGGGTGGAGGGGGCGCTGGTGGAGAAGATGTTCCAGGGCCGGGAAGTGATCGTGGGGATGGTCCGGGACGCCCAGTTCGGCCCGGTCATAACCTTCGGCCTGGGCGGGATATTCGTGGAGATCATGAAGGACGTCAGCCAGAGGATCGCCCCGCTGACGCCGGAGGGGGTCGACGAGATGGTCCGGTCCATCAAAGCGTACCCCATCCTTACTGGGGCTAGGGGGAGGAGGCCGGCCGACCTGGCCGCCCTGAAGGACGTCATCTTCAGGGTGGCGAAGATCGCCGAGGACTTCCCCGAGATAACGGAGCTGGAGATCAACCCCGTCATGGTGGGGGATGAGGGAGAAGGGGTCGGCGCGGTGGACGCACTGGCCACCATAAGGAGGGAGAAGAGATGA
- a CDS encoding DRTGG domain-containing protein: MKALFLGSVVERSGKSMVTLGLAKNYPRRVGYFKPFKEVVMSVEDRVVDQDAYLMHEALGLPFGPEALSPFTYDVFEPVGMASILEEYRKLSAGADLMLVEGTRDITTGCMGSVSGMAIAQKVQADVVLVSSAQISALDKICMLRSYMDQYPLSFKGVVLNQVEDARMPRLLERRGIRVLGSIPPLRELKRFSVREVADAVGAEVLVGGAGMDDPVERVMVGAMTPETALDQMRRVSRKAIITGGDRADIQMAALSTDTSCLVLTGGLYPARSVVNRASEAGVPVLVTPLNTLEASEAVDHLIARIDPLDPGKIDLIAKVVRENVDLDAVYGEG; the protein is encoded by the coding sequence ATGAAAGCCTTGTTTCTGGGTTCGGTAGTGGAGAGGTCGGGTAAGAGCATGGTGACGCTGGGGCTGGCCAAGAACTACCCCCGCAGGGTCGGCTACTTCAAGCCGTTCAAGGAAGTGGTCATGAGCGTGGAGGACCGTGTAGTGGACCAGGACGCCTATCTCATGCACGAGGCGCTGGGGCTGCCGTTCGGTCCCGAGGCGCTCTCGCCATTCACCTACGACGTGTTCGAGCCGGTGGGCATGGCCTCCATACTGGAGGAGTACCGCAAGCTCAGTGCCGGCGCCGACCTGATGCTGGTCGAGGGCACTCGTGACATCACCACTGGCTGCATGGGCAGCGTGTCCGGCATGGCTATCGCCCAAAAGGTGCAGGCGGACGTGGTGCTGGTCTCATCGGCGCAGATCTCCGCCTTGGATAAGATATGCATGCTGCGCTCCTACATGGACCAGTACCCTCTTTCATTCAAGGGGGTCGTCCTCAACCAGGTCGAGGACGCGCGGATGCCCCGCCTGCTGGAGCGCAGGGGCATCAGGGTCCTCGGCTCCATCCCGCCGCTCCGGGAGCTGAAGAGGTTCAGCGTGCGCGAGGTCGCCGACGCCGTGGGCGCGGAGGTCCTGGTGGGCGGGGCTGGCATGGACGATCCGGTGGAACGGGTGATGGTCGGAGCAATGACCCCGGAGACCGCACTGGACCAGATGCGGCGAGTCTCCAGGAAGGCCATCATCACCGGCGGGGACCGCGCCGACATACAGATGGCCGCGCTGTCCACCGATACCTCGTGCCTCGTTCTGACGGGCGGGCTGTACCCTGCCAGGTCGGTGGTGAACAGGGCGTCCGAGGCCGGGGTGCCGGTGCTCGTCACTCCGCTGAACACCCTGGAGGCATCGGAGGCAGTGGACCACCTCATCGCCCGTATCGACCCTCTCGACCCGGGGAAGATCGACCTCATCGCCAAGGTGGTGAGGGAGAACGTGGACCTCGACGCAGTATACGGAGAGGGGTGA
- a CDS encoding PH domain-containing protein, translating to MAVPSGGPVTVHRGSFPTRHLIPEERILWEGRPSRIVYFVRSMLMFIFGLAFSALAWGLHRGDLHTDDPVTFVPLIVMLALMGLMVLLDRRWGIVETIAGLAVIGAVLAFDDITRWITLVPAVIGLAFFLFDYIVWSHTYFAISDRRIMTQYGIFNLMFVDTQIDRIQNVTVVQPLLERIFGYGDVMFATAGSMGGIRSDDPAEGMRKGGALVWENIPRPFEVRRIAEDIINRATAPPAYVAAPAYVPPVAAPASPPAPAAPISSFEAEERLTKLKELNERGLISDQEYAQKRKEILGQM from the coding sequence ATGGCGGTTCCGTCAGGCGGGCCGGTCACGGTGCACCGGGGCTCGTTCCCCACCAGGCACCTCATACCCGAGGAGAGGATACTGTGGGAGGGCCGGCCCTCCCGGATCGTGTACTTCGTGCGGTCCATGCTCATGTTCATCTTCGGCCTGGCGTTCAGCGCGCTGGCGTGGGGCCTCCACCGTGGGGATCTGCACACCGACGACCCGGTCACCTTCGTGCCCCTCATCGTGATGCTGGCGTTGATGGGCCTGATGGTCCTCCTGGACCGCCGCTGGGGGATCGTGGAGACCATCGCCGGCCTGGCGGTCATAGGCGCGGTCCTGGCCTTCGATGACATAACCCGCTGGATCACACTAGTCCCGGCCGTGATCGGGCTGGCCTTCTTCCTGTTCGACTACATCGTGTGGTCTCACACCTACTTCGCCATCTCGGACCGCCGCATCATGACGCAGTATGGGATCTTCAACCTCATGTTCGTGGATACCCAGATCGACAGGATCCAGAACGTCACGGTGGTACAACCCCTCCTGGAGAGGATCTTCGGCTACGGGGACGTCATGTTCGCCACCGCTGGGAGCATGGGCGGCATCAGGAGCGACGACCCCGCTGAGGGGATGAGGAAGGGCGGGGCGTTGGTATGGGAAAACATCCCCCGGCCGTTCGAGGTGCGGAGGATCGCCGAGGACATCATAAACCGGGCGACCGCCCCGCCGGCCTATGTCGCCGCCCCAGCCTATGTACCGCCGGTCGCGGCCCCCGCATCGCCCCCCGCGCCCGCGGCTCCGATATCCAGCTTCGAGGCGGAGGAGCGCCTGACCAAGCTTAAGGAGCTGAACGAGAGGGGGCTGATATCCGACCAGGAGTACGCGCAGAAGAGGAAGGAGATCCTCGGGCAGATGTAA
- a CDS encoding C-GCAxxG-C-C family protein, giving the protein MDERTVCRMFNEGFACSQICLSELSEEVGIDQALAKRIAALFGGGAWSGEMCGAVSGCIMALGLRYGNCEPNDLSGRELSITKMHEFKKRFEAEYGSIVCRDIMGYDISTPEGMEKILEENLFETRCAGLVCRAIQIARGML; this is encoded by the coding sequence ATGGACGAAAGGACCGTGTGCAGGATGTTCAACGAAGGCTTCGCGTGCTCGCAGATATGCCTCTCCGAGCTTTCCGAGGAGGTGGGCATCGACCAGGCATTAGCGAAAAGGATCGCGGCCCTGTTCGGCGGGGGCGCGTGGTCCGGGGAGATGTGCGGGGCCGTATCAGGCTGCATCATGGCCCTCGGACTGAGGTACGGCAATTGCGAGCCCAACGATTTGAGCGGCAGGGAGCTTAGCATAACGAAGATGCACGAGTTCAAGAAGAGGTTCGAGGCCGAGTACGGCTCCATCGTCTGCCGTGACATAATGGGCTATGACATCTCCACCCCGGAGGGGATGGAGAAGATACTGGAAGAGAACCTGTTCGAGACCAGGTGCGCGGGGCTGGTGTGCCGCGCCATCCAGATCGCCAGAGGGATGCTGTAG